ggaggggaagagagagcgggagagagagggaggagggaggaggAGAGAGAGAAGGGGgaggagagagagagggggaggaGAGAGAGAGCGGGAGGGAGGGAGGAgcgagggagagagagagagagggggggacAGAGAGAgcgagggagggagggagggagggagggagagagagagagagagagattaccCTCTACTGTGCATACGACCCATGGCGACGGCGGTGAGAAGAGTGAGGTTGAAGCTCTTAAGGGCGATTAATTGGGGAGATTTAGACTAGGGTTTGTGTGTATATGATGAGTGATGACAGGGGGATGCATTTTGGGCTTTTGTATATCCTAATCATGGGCTCTACCATATATCCTAATTTTAGGTCCAAACTGTATTTCATTCCTCAGCGGCACCGAGACTTCCCGGATGCATGTCTATATTTTATCAAAACCCATGCCTAAATAacttaaatataataaaatttaataaataattattatactaATATACAGGAAATTTGAATACAAAATTAAAATTAGTTGACAGTAACAACCAaataccatcataatactcatttaaattagtaactttttagatattaaaatatatataaatattttaaattatatttgttatttctggatatttctaatattaaaataattattaaaaaataaaaaaataatagtAAAAAGGCATGCCCAATCATGAAAATGCATGTCTGGCTAATTGACATCATACTCATCTTGGTATGTCCGTACCGATGTGACATGCAGGGGTGACATATATTTTACTGAATGCAACAAAGtgtaataaaatataaatatcgATATTACAACCgcttaattttgaattaattttacGGAATACAATAAAgtgtaataattataaatatcgAATTTCAAGTGCTTCATACAATGGCCTGAATTACAATAACCATGGCCTGTGTGAAGTGAGTTATATATGAAAATTATTACATTTGTATACACTCTAACATGAACATGCTGCCAATAATAATTTACATATCTTCAAAATACAAGATCTTCTGCATGCCATATTTTACAGTAGCCAATCGAGGTagaaaaacaatataaaaaatCAATTGGAGGCCTGTTAAGTGCGTGGTACAATCCAAACTTTGCCGTATAATACACTTGCACTTGAACTTTGCCGTAAAAATAAAATTCCTTTGATTGCATGACGGTTGATGAAAACTTTGTAGTCGCAGAGCTTCCATTACAACTTCCAAGGAAGGATGGCCATTATCTAAAACTCTAGGCCATCTGATTCAGGTTTTGACGGATATTCAAGACCCTGAAGGGCAGGCATCCTTCTTATGTCTTCTTCCGAGTAAGTTGGGATGAACCAGTAATGCTTGTCCATTCCGAACACCTGAGGAACAATCACCAAAATTGTACTCATAAGTATCCAACACAAGGATTACACCGGTAACTTGACTAGAAAGCTATTAATCAACAGAATTTTGGAACACCATTAAAATGTATGCTTCTCATATTTCTCACAAAGGTTTCAAGAGGTTCAACATGGTGGCTTTGGTCGTTTAAAATTATAGACTTCTCCGGCAAAATCAATAACTTATCGATTCCGCACCTATAATTTTACCCCTTTAAGACCAAACCAAACAGCAGGTCCAACTTACAAGTAAGGTCTAGGGAGCATAAGATATATGCATGACTTAACCCTATTCATACGAGTAGAGAGGATAGTTCCATGAGAACTTAAAACCTTGTATATATAAACGAATTATAGTTCCATCTATGCCCTAGAAATGTGTAGCAATGACTTCGAACAAAAAAATTGATATTCACACCAGTCATGCACCGTAAATAGCTTAAATCAATGCCACTATGAACATTGCTGTGAGATAGTAAGGGAAGCTCGCCTGTTCAAAATTTTTCTTTCGGCCGAGGTCGAATCGCCATTTTGGAGTGGTCTGCTTCTCGTATGCCTGAGCAAAAATCAAGTCATTCATTTTTTACAACTAAAACATCAGTTGCTTATTTTCTAGTTCATTTACTATATAGTCCTTGAGGTATGTTAGACACAACTTGAAAGCAGATACTATCAATATGCATAGATAATTTATTAAAGAAATGTGCAAGTACGACATCCATGCTCATCATTTAAGTTTAACAAGATATAGCATAGAAGCAAATTATACCTCAATAGTTGTAGTATTACCAGCCACCAATGATATGTGCATTATCAGGAATCCGAAAACACTCAACGCAAAAGCTAGATTTAGTACTGGATGCAAAAAAATAATCATGTTAATATATATGTGAAAGAAAAAGAGGGGCCCTGACAAAACAAAATAGACAGTGCTATGTCAATGCAAGTCATCCAGCACAGGTAGTGGTAGTAAATCTTACCAAATGCAAGGAAAGTGGTCGCAAGACTGCTTGGCGATCCAGGTATCTCTTCATCAGTAAAGAACATTATAAAATGTGATAGCAACGATAAGGTCACAAGAGTGGTCTCAAGAAATGTGTAGAACTGCATAACATACCAAAGAAATTCATTAGGTTCACTATTTGGCAAATTTGTGAACAGGGTTTTGTAAAAGTCTAGGTCATAGTGACATGCAACCGAAAAAAATGAAGCTAAATCTTAATGAATATGCAGGCATCACTTGAGTCCAGAGCATACAATGTCAGAAAATATGAAACGTACTCCTTAAAGTAAAAACATAAAGTGAATTATCCGCCTCTCTTTTACTTAAACCAATCTGACCCACATGCTTTAGCTAGAATCTCGTGCAGACATTCAAACAAAATACAGTTTACAACAACAGAAAACCATAAAATTGCAGAGCAGCAAAATCGCCCCATTTGCTCTTAGGTACACAAATGCGGATGACATATCCATATAATCAATGTTCGCTAGCTAGGCCTATATATGTTTACCATGGTAGTTAATACATAGGTACAGAGTATACATTCAAATGGAACATGTACTTTGTGACTCATTATTCCAAAATTTTACCCCATTATGTTGTTCTTGTGCTATTAGATAGTTCCCATCACACTGCTAAATAAAACTAGTATAAGAAATATAGAAACACAAATTACAAACAAAACTTGCAGACCAGGTGAAATGAAGATCTAAGCAAGCAAGCCCATAAGATACCACGATACAGGTGAACCTAGTCGCTTTGCTAAGTACTAATAGTCAAGTTTCCTGCAACTGGAGGCTTTCGGCTTACAAGGTTCATCATCCATGCATCCCTAATTATTTCAAATCCAACAATTAATTTTGCTTGATATAACTTCTAGGCTCCACCTGAAACTATTACAGTTTTATTGTTAAAAACTGAGCAAACCCCTACGCATTACCATGTGGTAGCCTGGGAAATTCTATGTCCATATTGCCTATGCTTGCTGAGTTGCTGTAACTAGGTCAATCCTTGTGATCTGGATCTTTCTACCACAAGCAATAGATCTCACATTAAAGAAAACTCAAATATTGCAAAACAAAACAGACAAGACGACAGTTACCATCCTATAGTTATCCTAATCTTAAGTgaccagctcatctaaaaccttaaggtgttagagaaAGTCCCCCAATAAGATCATATGTTTAACACTAAGTAGAAACTATTTATCAGGTAGTTAACTACAGATACCTCAACATCTGTAATACTGCATGTCAAAGCTGAAGCAGCTAACTCAATTGACAGGGGAAGGGGGGGGATAATGGACAAATTTACACCACACAAGGGATTAATCATTTAATGAAGTACTTAACATGCATTTCATTAGTAACTACTAAATATTCAATGGACAACAATTacaaaaaacaaacaaaaatatGAAGTGTTTATACCAGTTCATAAAGTACAAACCAATGGAGTACTCTCTTGAATAGTACGTTAATCGTTAAGGGTTTGGCACAATAATCAAAGTCCAAAGACTGTATCTATTGTATTGACTTGATAATCATTATAGTATATTATATTAACTTTCCCTTTATAAAGTGCACCAGAAACAAGAGCTAGAACGATAGCTTTACTCAAGTAAATCATCTATTACTTCTTCAATAGGCAACACTAATATAATGGTGAATGTGATAATTTTCAACTGACTATGAAAATGGAATGTAAGGGGTAGATAAAAACTAAACAAGTTACAAGTTAacctttatatatatatctacaAATTTCAAGAGTCGATGCGGGACATCAATACTTGCGAACCAAAACCTATACTACAACCCTAAAAAGTAAATACATTTCTGAAATAGAAGTATAAAAAGTATACCAGGAAAAGAAGGAAATACTTGTAGTTCAATGCCCCGACACAATTGACAACCCAAACACAATGATGGTCCATTTTCAGTATACATCTCCCACCtgtttttttttttcaaaaaaaaataaatcagCTTTCTCCGATCACAAGGGAGGGTAATATAGCTCCCTAAACTATGAAAGTAGAAAAAGGAAGAGCGCTTACAAACAGAACAATGATGACAGCGGGGTGGTTTTAGCTGGTTGCACTTCCGGCAGTATCGAACACCCAGGTTGTCGGTTCACCTGCCAACTGACTGAATTCAGAACCATCCAATAAGTCGGCGTCACCATTCTCCTCGTCCACAACTGGCTTCCAATTCAGAGGCACACCACCCGGGTCCGTTAAAACAACAGAGAAATAACTCCATAGTAGCATCACCAACTGAAAAAAAATGATCTTAATAAATCttgctagatgttcatcaactGTTAAGATCAATATATATTTTATAGCATTAACTACTTACCATGCAATAAAACTAACACTAAGAATAAGTACATATATAGGGTGTTCATTTATTTACAAATTTATTTAGTCTACAAACTGACTGACACTCATGATTTTCTGGGACCGATGATTTGCAGCTGGTTTGCAGTGGAATATAgccatatatacatatacatatccATCAAACCCGAGTTTTTGATAACTTAATTTAGCAAGTAAAAGTATCAGAAAATATTGAATACTAAACAACAAAAGTTCGAGCTAAGCAACTATCCTATCCAACAAAAACAGCAGCAAAGCATCCTAACAATTTACAAAATAAAAGTCATTGTGAGTTACAACTAAGCTCAACACACCTCTAATAGAAGCTCAaaacaaaattcaaaatttacCAAATTCTACAATACCAAACAATCAAAATTAAGCACAATCATACACAAAATTGACAAAAATCAATTAATCAGTAGACACCAAGAATACAAAAACTACTCACAAATTCACAATACAatttcaataaaaatataaaaaattcgAAACTTTACGAAACTTACCAGACCATGAAACAGAAGCAAAACAACAAGTGCAACAAGAGAATCAGACCACCACTGATCAAAGCTGGGAAATAATTACACAAAACAACAGCATAATAAGAAACACCCACAACTCCAAGAACTAACAAGATCATAATTGAGCCAAGACCCCTTAAAGCTGTACAAAACTTAAATACATTCCAAGCCATTACAGCTCCAGATCTGTGCATAATCTGCTGCAAGATTGATCCAAGAACTTAAAGTTTTGATCtttttacaaattaaaagtaCCCTTTTTGTTTTGGATTGAATTGTTCAAGATTGATCAAGAAAGATTGATCCAAGAACTTAAAGTTTTGATCTTTTTTGCAAATTAAAAATACCCTTTTGTTTTGGATTGAATTGTTCAAGATTGATCAAGAAAGTTGTGTTTTTTGTGGGTTTATGAGATTGTTGTTGAAGAATTTAAGAACACATGTTTTAGTCTCAAGACTTGTTAGAATAGTGAAAGTATATGACTTTTTTATACAAGTATGTAGATCAGATTTAAGATTTAAGATAAACTTGTTTGTGTTAAAAAATACTAGTTGTTGGCTTTGGATTATTTTGGTCTTTGTTTGAAATTTGTAACAAACTCCCCCGTCCTAATAAATTTTTTTCTTAATAGACGTACATTTTTAAAATAGAGAATTTGAcacatattttaattatataattatttttaaaaaattcttattgaaataaaaattaaatctttaaaatttttattcaaaaaataaaatattaaaaataagtaATGAAATTTTACTAGATAAAACTCTTAAAATATATGTCAAACtctttattttaaattttaaatgtTAATAATTTATTCTGTATAAAGAGGATGTTTTATCTCGGAGTATGGCGATGAGAGTTTGTTTCATAGTActaaatatattaaataataatataactCTATTATTTTGGGTTAAATAGAtattaattgtattttatttgtAACTTCACAAAAAGTTGATAAGGCGAGAGAAATagagaaataaataaaaaatatttttttatgaaaaagACGAGAGAAATAGagaataaataaaaaaattactaaGTATATTTCCATATGAAAAATTTAGTTAAATTAGTGAACAAAAAATagttaaatttgaaaaagtttaGTTAAATATATATCTAACTATTAGATATATGGTATTATTTTAGTACAAAAAATTAacttttaaatttaaattataaaaataattacaccTATTTTTATAACACATGCACAACTGATTTTTGTAATTTTCAACTAAGTTTGAATTCATTTTTTagtattttaaaatttaaattatatagttatttcaaaatttgtttaattattttaagaTATTTGATGTTATTTAGAAATCGAATCAAAACGCGAGTCAACTATGTACATATAGGTGATCGCTTTTGATTCGATTTCTAAATAACATCAAAATATctttaaaataattaaacaaaTTTTGAAATAactattaatttaaattttaaaatactAAAAATGAATTCAAACTTAGTTGAAAATTACAAAAATCAGTTGTTGCATGTGTTATAAAAATAggtgtaattatttttataatttaaatttaaaagtTAATTTTTGTACTAAAATAATACCATATATCTAATAGTTAGATATATATTTAACtaaactttttcaaatttaactATTTTTTGTTCACTAATTTAACTAAATTTTTCATATGGAAATATCttagtaatttttttatttattctCTATTTCTCTCGTctttttcataaaaaaatattttttattattctcTATTTCTCTCGCCTTATCAACTTTTTTGTGAAGTTacaaataaaatacaattaataTATTTAACCCAAAATAATAGagttatattattatttaatatatttagTACTATGAAACAAACTCTCATCGCCATACTCCGAGATAAAACATCCTCTTTATACAGAATAATTATTAacatttaaatttaaaataaagaGTTTGACATATCTTTTAAGAGTTTATCTAGTAAAATTTCATtacttatttttaatattttattttttgaataaaaatttaaagatttaatttttattcaataagaattttttaaaataatttatataattaaatatgtGTCAAATTCTCTATTTTAAAAATGTACGTCTATTAAGAAAAAAATTTATTAGGACGGGGGAGTTGTTACAAATTTCAAAAAAGACAAAATAATCCAAAGCCAACAACTAGTATTTTTTAACACAAACAAGTTTATCTTAAACTTAAATCTGATCTACATACTTGTATAAAAAAGTCATATACTTTCACTATTCTAACAAGTCTTGAGACTAAACATGTGTTCTTAAATTTCAACAACAATCTCATAAACCCACAAAAAACACAACTTTCTTGATCAATCTTGAACAATTCAATCCAAAACAAAAGGGTATTTTAATTTGCAAAAAAGATCAAAACTTTAAGTTCTTGGATCAATCTTTCTTGATCAATCTTGAACAATTCAATCCAAAACAAAAAGGGtacttttaatttgtaaaaaGATCAAAACTTTAAGTTCTTGGATCAATCTTGCAGCAGATTATGCACAGATCTGGAGCTGTAATGGCTTGGAATGTATTTAAGTTTTGTACAGCTTTAAGGGGTCTTGGCTCAATTATGATCTTGTTAGTTCTTGGAGTTGTGGGTGTTTCTTATTATGCTGTTGTTTTGTGTAATTATTTCCCAGCTTTGATCAGTGGTGGTCTTGATTCTCTTGTTGCACTTGTTGTTTTGCTTCTGTTTCATGGTCTGGTAAGTTTCGTAAAGTTtcgaattttttatttttattgaaaTTGTATTGTGAATTTGTGAGTAGTTTTTGTATTCTTGGTGTCTACTGATTAATTGATTTTTGTCAATTTTGTGTATGATTGTGCTTAATTTGATTGTTTGGTATTGTAGAATTTGgtaaattttgaattttgtttTGAGCTTCTATTAGAGGTGTGTTGAGCTTAGTTGTAACTCACAATGACTTTTATTTGTAAATTGTTAGGATGCTTTGCTGCTGTTTTTGTTGGATAGGATAGTTGCTTAGCTCGAACTTTTGTTGTTTAGTATTCAATATTTTCTGATACTTTTACTTGCTAAATTAAGTTATCAAAACTCGGGTTTGATggatatgtatgtatatatggcTATATTCCACTGCAAACCAGCTGCAAATCATCGGTCCCAGAAAATCATGAGTGTCAGTCAGTTTGTAGACTAAATAAATTTGTAAATAAATGAACACCTATATATGTACTTATTCTTAGTGTTAGTTTTATTGCATGGTAAGTAGTTAATgctataaaatatatatttatcttaacagttgatgaacatctagcaaGATTTATTAAGATCATTTTTTTTCAGTTGGTGATGCTACTATGGAGTTATTTCTCTGTTGTTTTAACGGACGGACCGGGTGGTGTGCCTCTGAATTGGAAGCCAGTTGTGGACGAGGAGAATGGTGACGCCGACTTATGGATGGTTCTGAATTCAGTCAGTTGGCAGGTGAACCGACAAACCTGGGTGTTCGATACTGCCGGAAGTGCAACCAGCTAAAACCACCCCGCTGTCATCATTGTTCTGTTTGTAAGCGCTCTTCCTTTTTCTACTTTCATAGTTTAGGGAGCTATTATTACCCTCCCTTGTGATCGGAGAAAGctgatttattttttttgaaaaaaaaaaaacagGTGGGATGTATACTGAAAATGGACCATCATTGTGTTTGGGTTGTCAATTGTGTCGGGGCATTGAACTACAAGTATTTCCTTCTTTCCTGGTATACTTTTTATACTTCTATTTCAGAAATGTATTTACTTTTTAGGGTTGTAGTATAGGTTTTGGTTCGCAAGTATTGATGTCCGCATCGACTCTTGAAATTTGTAGATATATATAAAAGGTTAACTTGTAACTTGTTTAGTTTTTATCTACCCCTTACATTCCATTTTCATAGTCAGTTGAAAATCACATTCACCATTATATTAGTGTTGCCTATTGAAGAAGTAATAGATGATTTACTTGAGTAAAGCTATCGTTCTAGCTCTTGTTTCTGGTGCACTTTATAAAGGGAAAGTTAATATAATATACTATAATGATTATCAAGTCAATACAATAGATACAGTCTTTGGACTTTGATTATTGTGCCAAACCCTTAACGATTAACGTACTATTCAAGAGAGTACTCCATTGGTTTGTACTTTATGAACTGGTATAAACACTTCatatttttgtttgttttttgtAATGTTGTCCATTGAATATTTAGTAGTTACTAATGAAATGCATGTTAAGTACTTCATTAAATGATTAATCCCTTGTGTGGTGTAAATTTGTCCATTATCCCCCCCCTTCCCCTGTCAATTGAGTTAGCTGCTTCAGCTTTGACATGCAGTATTACAGATGTTGAGGTATCTGTAGTTAACTACCTGATAATAGTTTCTACTTAGTGTTAAACATATGATCTTATTGGGGACTttctctaacaccttaaggttttagatgagctggtcACTTAAGATTAGGATAACTATAGGATGGTAACTGTCGTCTTGTCTGTTTTGTTTTGCAATATTGAGTTTTCTTTAATGTGAGATCTATTGCTTGTGGTAGAAAGATCCAGATCACAAGGATTGACCTAGTTACAGCAACTCAGCAAGCATAGGCAATATGGACATAGAATTCCCAGGCTACCACATGGTAATGCGTAGGGGTTTGCTCAGTTTTTAACAATAAAACTGTAATAGTTTCAGGTGGAGCCTAGAAGTTATATCAAGCAAAATTAATTGTTGGATTTGAAATAATTAGGGATGCATGGATGATGAACCTTGTAAGCCGAAAGCCTCCAGTTGCAGGAAACTTGACTATTAGTACTTAGCAAAGCGACTAGGTTCACCTGTATCGTGGTATCTTATGGGCTTGCTTGCTTAGATCTTCATTTCACCTGGTCTGCAAGTTTTGTTTGTAATTTGTGTTTCTATATTTCTTATACTAGTTTTATTTAGCAGTGTGATGGGAACTATCTAATAGCACAAGAACAACATAATGGGGTTAAAATTTTGGAATAATGAGTCACAAAGTACATGTTCCATTTGAATGTATACTCTGTACCTATGTATTAACTACCATGGTAAACATATATAGGCCTAGCTAGCGAACATTGATTATATGGATATGTCATCCGCATTTGTGTACCTAAGAGCAAATGGGGCGATTTTGCTGCTCTGCAATTTTATGGTTTTCTGTTGTTGTAAACTGTATTTTTTGAATGTCTGCACGAGATTCTAGCTAAAGCATGTGGGTCAGATTGGTTTAAGTAAAAGAGAGGCGGATAATTCACTTTATGTTTTTACTTTAAGGAGTACGTTTCATATTTTCTGACATTGTATGCTCTGGACTCAAGTGATGCCTGCATATTCATTAAGATTTAGCTTCATTTTTTCGGTTGCATGTCACTATGACCTAGACTTTTACAAAACCCTGTTCACAAATTTGCCAAATAGTGAACCTAATGAATTTCTTTGGTATGTTATGCAGTTCTACACATTTCTTGAGACCACTCTTGTGACCTTATCGTTGCTATCACATTTTATAATGTTCTTTACTGATGAAGAGATACCTGGATCGCCAAGCAGTCTTGCGACCACTTTCCTTGCATTTGGTAAGATTACTACCACTACCTGTGCTGGATGACTTGCATTGACATAGCACTGTCTATTTTGTTTTGTCAGGGCCCCTCTTTTTCTTCACATATATATTAACATGATTATTTTTTTGCATCCAGTACTAAATCTAGCTTTTGCGTTGAGTGTTTTCGGATTCCTGATAATGCACATATCATTGGTGGCTGGTAATACTACAACTATGAGGTATAATTTGCTTCTATGCATATCTTGTTAAACTTAAATGAGTGATGCATGGATGTCGTACTTGCACATTTCTTTAATAAAGTTCTATGCATATTGATAGTATCTGCTTTCAAGTTGTGTCTAACATACCTCAGGACTATATAGTAAATGAACTAGAAAATAAGCAACTGATGTTTAGTTGTAAAAAATGAATGACTTGATTTTTTGCTCAGGCATACGAGAAGCAGACCACTCCAAATGGCGAGTCGACCTCGGCCGAAAGAAAAATTTTGACAGGCGAGCTTCCCTTACTATCTCACAGCAATGTTCATAGTGGCATTGATTTAAGCTATTTACGGTGCATGACTGGTGTGAATATCAATTTTTTTTGTTCGAAGTCATTGCTACACATTTCTAGGGCATAGATGGAACTataattgtttatatatacaaGGTTTAAGTTCTTCATGGAACTATCCTCTCTACTCGTATGAATAGGGTTAAGTCAGCATATATCTTATGCTCCCTAGACCTTACTTGTAAGTTGGACCTGCTGTTTGGTTTGGTCTTAAAGGGGTAAAATTATAGGTGCGGAATCGATAAGTTATTGATTTTGCCGGAGAAGTCTATAATTTTAAACGACCAAAGCCACCATGTTGAACCTCTTGAAACCTTTGTGAGAAATATGAGAAGCATACATTTAATGGTGTTCCAAAATTCTGTTGATTAATAGCTTTCTAGTCAAGTTACCGGTGTAATCCTTGTGTTGGATACTTATGAGTACAATTTTGGTGATTGTTCCTCAGGTGTTCGGAATGGACAAGCATTACTGGTTCATCCCAACTTACTCGGAAGAAGACATAAGAAGGATGCCTGCCCTTCAGGGTCTTGAATATCCGTCAAAACCTGAATCAGATGGCCTAGAGTTTTAGATAATGGCCATCCTTCCTTGGAAGTTGTAATGGAAGCTCTGCGACTACAAAGTTTTCATCAACCGTCATGCAATCAAAGGAATTTTATTTTTACGGCAAAGTTCAAGTGCAAGTGTATTATACGGCAAAGTTTGGATTGTACCACGCACTTAACAGGCCTCCAATTGattttttatattgtttttctACCTCGATTGGCTACTGTAAAATATGGCATGCAGAAGATCTTGTATTTTGAAGATATGTAAATTATTATTGGCAGCATGTTCATGTTAGAGTGTATACAAATGTAATAATTTTCATATATAACTCACTTCACACAGGCCATGGTTATGTAATTCAGGCCATTGTATGAAGCACTTGAAATTcgatatttataatttattacaCTTTATTGTATTCCgtaaaattaattcaaaattaagcGGTTGTAATATcgatatttatattttattacaCTTTGTTGCATTCAGTAAAATATATGTCACCCTGCATGTCACATCGGTA
This region of Apium graveolens cultivar Ventura unplaced genomic scaffold, ASM990537v1 ctg6980, whole genome shotgun sequence genomic DNA includes:
- the LOC141703675 gene encoding putative protein S-acyltransferase 14, which codes for MAWNVFKFCTALRGLGSIMILLVLGVVGVSYYAVVLCNYFPALISGGLDSLVALVVLLLFHGLLVMLLWSYFSVVLTDGPGGVPLNWKPVVDEENGDADLWMVLNSVSWQFRELLLPSLVIGES